In one window of Paenarthrobacter nicotinovorans DNA:
- a CDS encoding winged helix-turn-helix transcriptional regulator, whose product MSHILLLTNSTGSSVDILPALELLNHRVHILPAEPTALLETDPTDIVFLDARKDLVGARSLTQLLKATGLSAPLMLILTEGGMAAVSSAWAVDDIVLDSAGPAEVEARIRLAMARAVPGEEETQTEIRAAGVVIDEASYTARVSGQPLNLTFKEFELLKYLAQHPGRVFTRQQLLTEVWGYDYYGGTRTVDVHIRRLRAKLGVDHENLISTVRNVGYRLTLVRLPDDELSEA is encoded by the coding sequence ATGTCGCACATCCTGCTCCTGACGAACAGCACCGGCTCTTCGGTGGACATTTTGCCTGCCTTGGAGTTGTTGAACCACCGCGTGCACATCCTCCCGGCAGAACCAACCGCTTTGCTCGAAACCGATCCCACAGACATCGTCTTCCTTGATGCCCGCAAGGATCTGGTAGGAGCCCGCTCGCTGACGCAATTGCTCAAGGCAACCGGACTCAGCGCGCCTTTGATGCTGATCCTTACCGAAGGCGGCATGGCTGCTGTTTCTTCGGCCTGGGCCGTGGACGACATCGTGCTCGACTCCGCCGGACCTGCCGAGGTGGAAGCCCGCATCCGGCTGGCCATGGCGCGTGCCGTGCCCGGCGAGGAAGAAACCCAGACTGAAATCCGGGCCGCCGGCGTCGTTATCGACGAAGCAAGCTATACCGCCCGCGTCAGCGGCCAACCCCTGAACCTGACGTTCAAGGAGTTCGAGCTCCTGAAGTACCTGGCACAGCACCCCGGCCGCGTCTTCACCCGGCAGCAACTGCTGACCGAGGTCTGGGGCTATGACTACTACGGAGGCACCCGCACGGTGGACGTCCACATCCGGCGTCTTCGCGCCAAGCTCGGCGTGGACCATGAGAACCTCATCAGCACGGTCCGCAACGTCGGCTACAGGCTCACCCTGGTGCGGTTGCCCGACGACGAGCTCTCCGAAGCCTGA
- the mshD gene encoding mycothiol synthase, which yields MSQAHPENWPVLIIKGALDAELLRDFRALTAAAEESDGNPPLSEQTLVMLRGADGGDHSVVSFALYAPIEGSDPATAEDLAGIAVVVDAPDASGVLELAVHPSYRNQGVAGRLLDALQKERSLEGLSAWSHGGHEAAAQLATRFGYGPVRELWKMRLMSSTSALPDAALPDGVSLRAFVPGQDEQAWLAANRAAFSHHPEQGSMTLEDLEARKAEDWFDPEGFFLAVNDADELLGFHWTKVHPRQGPHPAIGEVYVVGVTPAAQGSGLGKALTVAGIKHLQDQGLHAVMLYVDADNQAAVALYQKLGFIRWDTDVMYGPLTKN from the coding sequence ATGAGTCAAGCACACCCGGAGAACTGGCCTGTACTGATCATCAAGGGCGCTTTGGACGCCGAACTCCTCAGGGATTTCAGGGCACTCACCGCCGCGGCGGAGGAGTCCGACGGGAACCCGCCCCTGTCCGAGCAGACCCTGGTAATGCTGCGTGGTGCCGACGGCGGCGATCATTCCGTCGTGTCTTTCGCACTGTATGCGCCGATCGAAGGCTCAGACCCGGCAACGGCAGAAGACCTGGCGGGAATCGCCGTCGTCGTTGACGCGCCGGACGCCAGCGGAGTGCTGGAACTGGCCGTCCACCCCAGTTACCGGAACCAGGGGGTGGCCGGACGGCTGTTGGACGCCCTGCAGAAGGAACGGAGCCTTGAAGGCCTCAGCGCCTGGTCGCACGGCGGCCACGAGGCCGCTGCGCAGTTGGCCACCCGTTTCGGTTACGGGCCGGTACGCGAACTGTGGAAGATGCGGCTGATGTCGTCGACATCCGCACTGCCCGACGCCGCCCTCCCGGACGGCGTTTCGCTGCGCGCCTTCGTGCCGGGCCAGGACGAGCAGGCGTGGCTGGCCGCCAACCGCGCCGCTTTTTCCCACCACCCCGAACAGGGTTCCATGACGCTCGAGGACCTCGAGGCCCGGAAAGCAGAAGACTGGTTCGATCCCGAAGGATTCTTCCTGGCCGTCAACGACGCAGACGAACTCCTGGGCTTCCACTGGACCAAGGTCCACCCCCGGCAAGGGCCGCACCCGGCAATCGGCGAGGTGTACGTGGTGGGCGTTACTCCGGCTGCACAGGGTTCGGGGCTCGGCAAAGCCTTGACTGTTGCCGGAATCAAACACCTCCAGGATCAGGGCCTCCACGCCGTGATGCTGTACGTGGACGCCGACAACCAGGCTGCTGTGGCCCTATACCAGAAACTGGGATTCATCCGCTGGGACACCGATGTGATGTACGGTCCGTTAACGAAAAATTAA
- a CDS encoding RNA degradosome polyphosphate kinase has protein sequence MQPDPVGIAGSTSKGATLPPRFGSSEVPASRATQDRIDIPEFAPSLEPEGDISPDRFLDRELSWLAFNSRVLELAEDPDLFLLERVNFLSIFASNLDEFFMVRVAGLKRRIATGLAVPSPAGLSPIEVLEQIGEEAHKLQERHARVFAEQIRPALAYEHIHLMHWHELDEDARQRISVMFQEKVFPILTPLAVDPAHPFPYISGLSLNLAVIVSNPISDKELFARVKVPDQLPRLISVDGPRAGAIPGRVARFIALEEVIAVHLDKLFPGMEVLEHHTFRVTRNEDLEVEEDDAENLLQALEKELLRRRFGPPVRLEVTTDINPNIKALLIRELGVEESEVYSVPAPLDLRGLSAISGIDRADLHYPKHVPHTSRYLNESETSKAANVFAAMRRRDILLHHPYDSFSTSVQAFLEQAAADPKVQAIKQTLYRTSGDSPIVDALIDAAEAGKQVLALVEIKARFDEQANISWARKLEQAGVHVVYGIVGLKTHCKLSLVVRQEVDGLRRYCHIGTGNYHPRTARYYEDLGLLTANEQVGEDLSKLFNQLSGYAPKSTFKRLLVAPRSVRAGLVERIETEIRNARAGIPGLVQIKVNSMVDEAIIDALYRASQAGVKVDVVVRGICSLRPGVPGLSENITVRSILGRFLEHSRVFAFGNGGDPVVYIGSADMMHRNLDRRVEALVQLSSKEDITTVMDLMRRYVDDGTASWHLDNQGHWTRHHLDADGKPLLDMQSWLLESRSRQRASARR, from the coding sequence ATGCAGCCGGACCCCGTCGGCATCGCCGGATCCACCTCTAAGGGGGCGACACTGCCTCCGCGCTTCGGATCGTCTGAAGTGCCGGCCTCGCGGGCCACCCAGGACCGCATCGATATTCCCGAATTCGCGCCGAGCCTGGAACCCGAAGGCGACATCTCCCCGGACCGCTTCCTGGACCGCGAGCTCAGCTGGCTTGCCTTCAACTCCCGCGTGCTGGAGCTTGCCGAGGATCCCGATCTGTTCCTGCTGGAGCGCGTCAACTTCCTCTCGATCTTCGCTTCCAACCTGGATGAGTTCTTCATGGTCCGCGTGGCCGGCCTCAAGCGCCGTATCGCCACCGGACTGGCTGTCCCCTCCCCCGCGGGGCTCAGCCCCATCGAGGTGCTGGAGCAGATCGGTGAAGAGGCCCACAAGCTGCAGGAACGCCACGCCCGCGTTTTTGCCGAGCAGATCCGGCCGGCCCTGGCCTACGAACACATCCACCTCATGCATTGGCATGAGCTGGATGAGGATGCCCGGCAGCGGATCAGCGTCATGTTCCAGGAGAAGGTCTTCCCCATCCTGACTCCCCTGGCCGTGGATCCTGCCCACCCCTTCCCGTACATTTCGGGACTCTCCCTGAACCTGGCCGTGATCGTCAGCAACCCGATCAGTGACAAGGAGCTCTTCGCCCGCGTCAAGGTTCCGGACCAGTTGCCCCGCCTGATCTCCGTGGACGGGCCGCGCGCAGGTGCCATTCCCGGCCGCGTTGCCCGGTTCATCGCTTTGGAAGAAGTCATCGCTGTCCACTTGGACAAGCTCTTCCCGGGCATGGAGGTCCTGGAACACCACACCTTCCGGGTGACCCGCAACGAGGACCTGGAAGTTGAAGAGGACGACGCCGAGAACCTCCTGCAGGCTTTGGAGAAGGAACTCCTGCGACGCCGTTTTGGCCCTCCCGTGCGTTTGGAAGTCACCACGGACATCAACCCGAACATCAAGGCCCTGCTCATCAGGGAACTGGGCGTTGAGGAGTCCGAGGTGTACTCCGTGCCCGCGCCGCTGGACCTGCGGGGGCTCTCCGCGATCAGCGGCATCGACCGTGCCGATCTCCACTACCCGAAACACGTCCCGCACACATCCCGCTACCTCAACGAGTCCGAGACCTCCAAGGCGGCGAATGTCTTCGCGGCAATGCGCCGCAGGGACATCCTGTTGCACCACCCCTACGACTCCTTCTCCACCTCGGTCCAGGCGTTCCTCGAACAGGCTGCAGCGGATCCCAAGGTCCAGGCCATCAAGCAGACTCTTTACCGGACGTCCGGTGACTCCCCGATCGTGGACGCGCTGATCGACGCTGCGGAGGCCGGCAAGCAGGTTCTGGCCCTGGTGGAGATCAAGGCCCGTTTCGATGAGCAAGCCAACATTTCCTGGGCGCGCAAGCTGGAACAGGCCGGTGTCCATGTTGTGTACGGCATCGTCGGCCTGAAAACCCACTGCAAGCTGTCCCTGGTGGTTCGCCAGGAAGTGGATGGCCTCCGCCGCTACTGCCACATTGGCACGGGCAACTACCACCCGCGCACGGCCCGCTACTACGAAGACCTCGGTTTGCTGACCGCCAACGAGCAGGTGGGCGAAGACCTTTCCAAGCTCTTCAACCAGCTGTCCGGCTATGCGCCGAAGTCCACCTTCAAGAGGCTGCTGGTGGCACCGCGCTCCGTCCGGGCCGGCCTTGTGGAGCGGATTGAAACTGAAATCCGCAACGCCCGTGCCGGCATTCCCGGCCTGGTGCAGATCAAGGTCAATTCCATGGTTGACGAAGCCATCATCGACGCCCTGTACCGCGCGTCCCAGGCGGGCGTGAAGGTGGACGTCGTGGTTCGTGGCATTTGCTCCCTCCGCCCCGGTGTTCCCGGCCTCAGCGAGAACATCACGGTCAGGTCCATCCTTGGCCGCTTCCTTGAACACTCGCGGGTGTTCGCCTTCGGCAACGGCGGCGATCCCGTGGTGTACATCGGTTCCGCCGATATGATGCACCGCAACCTGGACCGCCGCGTGGAGGCCCTGGTGCAGCTGTCCAGCAAGGAGGACATCACCACGGTCATGGATCTGATGCGCCGCTATGTTGACGACGGAACGGCCAGCTGGCACTTGGATAACCAAGGGCACTGGACCAGGCACCACCTGGATGCCGATGGCAAGCCGTTGCTGGACATGCAGTCCTGGCTGTTGGAGTCGCGTTCGCGCCAGCGTGCGTCGGCACGGAGGTAA
- a CDS encoding NUDIX hydrolase has product MNSDTPVEDQTDHPGEPVAVVAAGAIPWRLNKGALEVLLIHRPRYDDWSWPKGKLDAGETVPECAAREVWEEIGLRAPLGIPLPAIHYHVSAGLKVVQYWAAKVNGEPLRPDGKEVDSVMWCSPDRAASFLSNPTDVKPLEYLEKAHVRGELDTWPLILIRHAKAKPRSSWTKAEGDRPLAATGQRQAIAVQRLLDVWKPQRLVTSPWTRCVATIAPYAKASGAKVKLVEALTEHHHQRSPKKTAAAIEALFDKQLPIAVCTHRPALPTALKQLGQHMPQNLRAVLPSADPFLSPGEVIVCQVARGSERKIVSVEQVKPFDD; this is encoded by the coding sequence TTGAACAGCGATACCCCCGTGGAGGATCAGACAGACCACCCCGGCGAGCCGGTAGCCGTCGTCGCTGCCGGCGCCATCCCGTGGCGCCTCAACAAGGGTGCCTTGGAGGTTCTGTTGATCCACCGGCCCCGCTATGACGATTGGTCATGGCCCAAGGGAAAGCTCGACGCCGGCGAAACGGTTCCGGAATGCGCTGCCCGTGAAGTGTGGGAAGAGATTGGCCTGCGGGCACCGCTGGGCATTCCCCTCCCGGCCATCCACTATCACGTGTCGGCGGGCCTCAAGGTGGTCCAGTATTGGGCCGCCAAAGTCAACGGTGAACCGCTCCGTCCCGATGGCAAGGAAGTGGACAGCGTGATGTGGTGCAGCCCTGACCGGGCGGCGTCATTCCTCAGCAATCCCACGGACGTGAAACCCTTGGAATATTTGGAGAAGGCACACGTCCGGGGTGAACTCGACACGTGGCCTTTGATCCTGATCCGTCATGCAAAAGCCAAGCCGCGATCGTCCTGGACCAAGGCCGAGGGCGACCGTCCTTTGGCGGCCACTGGCCAGCGGCAGGCCATTGCGGTGCAGCGCCTTCTTGACGTCTGGAAACCGCAGCGCCTGGTGACCAGTCCATGGACCCGCTGTGTGGCAACCATAGCGCCCTATGCGAAAGCGTCGGGGGCGAAGGTCAAGTTGGTGGAGGCGCTCACCGAGCACCACCATCAGCGTTCTCCGAAAAAGACGGCTGCAGCCATCGAGGCCTTGTTCGACAAGCAACTGCCCATAGCCGTTTGCACGCACAGGCCCGCCCTGCCTACCGCACTGAAGCAACTGGGGCAGCACATGCCCCAAAACCTGCGCGCAGTCCTCCCCTCCGCGGATCCCTTTCTTTCGCCGGGTGAGGTCATCGTGTGCCAGGTGGCGCGGGGATCCGAGCGGAAGATAGTTTCCGTGGAGCAGGTCAAGCCTTTCGACGACTAG
- a CDS encoding GntR family transcriptional regulator has protein sequence MTAGISIDLADPVPPYEQIRRQLSSLIAVGVLEPGNRLPTVRSLAADLGIAAGTVARAYKELEQSGVIESRRRNGTVVVGPPRAPHRVAGGDAAVIAAVDGLILAARDAGVGDATLIDLLRGRLAVNGHGTSKLEP, from the coding sequence ATGACCGCCGGAATCTCCATCGACCTCGCAGACCCGGTTCCGCCCTACGAACAGATCCGCCGGCAGCTCAGCTCCCTGATCGCCGTCGGGGTCCTGGAACCTGGAAACCGCCTGCCAACAGTGCGCAGCCTGGCCGCGGACCTCGGCATCGCCGCAGGGACGGTGGCGCGTGCCTACAAGGAACTGGAGCAGTCCGGCGTCATCGAATCACGACGCCGGAACGGCACTGTCGTCGTCGGGCCGCCTCGGGCGCCGCACCGCGTGGCGGGCGGAGACGCTGCGGTGATCGCCGCCGTCGACGGCTTGATCCTGGCCGCCCGCGACGCGGGTGTGGGTGACGCAACGCTCATTGATCTTCTTCGTGGACGGCTGGCGGTTAATGGGCACGGTACAAGTAAGCTTGAACCGTGA
- a CDS encoding thymidylate synthase, which produces MANGTHKSDRTGTGTRSVFGRQLRFDLAGSFPLITTKRVHFKSVAVELLWFLRGDSNVKWMQDQGVTIWDEWADADGELGPVYGVQWRSWPTPDGGHIDQISEVMKSLAANPDSRRHIVSAWNVSELKDMALPPCHAFFQFYVADGKLSCQLYQRSADTFLGVPFNIASYALLTLMVAQQLGLEPGEFVWTGGDVHVYDNHVEQVAEQLSREPYEYPQLKILRKPDSIFDYTVDDFEVVGYRHHPTIKAPIAV; this is translated from the coding sequence ATGGCCAACGGCACACACAAATCAGACCGCACCGGCACCGGAACGCGCAGCGTTTTCGGCCGCCAGCTGAGGTTCGATCTCGCCGGGAGCTTCCCGCTCATCACCACCAAGCGGGTCCATTTCAAGTCCGTGGCCGTGGAACTGCTGTGGTTCCTGCGCGGGGATTCGAACGTGAAGTGGATGCAGGACCAGGGAGTGACCATCTGGGACGAGTGGGCGGACGCGGACGGCGAACTCGGCCCCGTCTACGGCGTGCAGTGGCGCAGCTGGCCCACCCCCGACGGCGGCCACATCGACCAGATCTCCGAAGTGATGAAGAGCCTCGCCGCGAACCCGGACTCCCGGCGCCACATCGTCTCCGCATGGAATGTTTCCGAACTCAAGGACATGGCGCTGCCGCCGTGCCACGCGTTCTTCCAGTTTTACGTTGCCGACGGCAAGCTCTCCTGCCAGTTGTACCAGCGCTCGGCCGACACTTTCCTGGGTGTCCCCTTCAACATCGCCTCCTACGCGCTCCTGACGCTCATGGTGGCCCAGCAGCTTGGCCTCGAACCCGGCGAATTCGTGTGGACCGGGGGCGACGTCCACGTCTACGACAACCATGTGGAGCAGGTCGCGGAGCAGCTGAGCCGTGAACCGTACGAGTACCCGCAGCTGAAGATCCTCCGCAAGCCGGACTCCATCTTCGACTACACCGTTGACGACTTCGAGGTGGTCGGCTACCGCCACCACCCCACCATCAAGGCACCGATCGCGGTATGA
- a CDS encoding dihydrofolate reductase yields MSAPSSEDPAQLPGVIFTQETAARMTGIGMIWAQTKSGVIGKDGTMPWHLPEDMKHFSRITTGHPVIMGRRTWESFPEKYRPLPGRTNIVVTRNEKWASTPEAQGAVVVSSLDEALLESQFAPGGQKVWIVGGGDIYRQSMGIANLAVITIIDTDVEGDTYAPELGDDWTFDTMAPAEGWLTAKNGTNYRFTTWRRNVSQKSQED; encoded by the coding sequence ATGAGCGCTCCTTCCTCCGAGGATCCGGCCCAGCTTCCCGGCGTCATCTTCACGCAGGAAACCGCTGCCAGAATGACCGGCATCGGCATGATTTGGGCGCAGACCAAGTCCGGCGTCATCGGCAAGGACGGGACCATGCCGTGGCACCTGCCTGAAGACATGAAGCACTTCAGCCGGATCACCACCGGGCACCCCGTCATCATGGGCCGGCGGACCTGGGAATCATTCCCGGAAAAGTACCGTCCCCTTCCGGGCCGCACCAACATCGTGGTGACCCGCAACGAAAAGTGGGCATCCACGCCCGAGGCCCAAGGCGCCGTCGTGGTTTCCTCCCTGGACGAGGCACTGCTGGAATCCCAGTTTGCACCCGGAGGCCAGAAGGTGTGGATTGTCGGCGGCGGCGACATCTACCGCCAGTCCATGGGTATCGCCAACCTGGCGGTCATCACCATCATCGACACCGATGTGGAGGGTGACACCTACGCGCCCGAACTCGGCGATGACTGGACCTTTGACACCATGGCGCCCGCCGAAGGGTGGCTCACCGCCAAGAACGGCACCAACTACCGGTTCACTACATGGCGCCGGAACGTAAGCCAGAAAAGCCAGGAAGACTAA
- a CDS encoding NF038396 family protein, whose translation MLKKPETLFVLGYMLLPLFALLSAIVGLTMILGGNKIVGIIVLVVVTQVFTFGAFFALRKRKAALLQESDALPAPRD comes from the coding sequence ATGCTGAAAAAACCCGAAACCCTGTTCGTGCTGGGCTACATGCTGCTGCCGCTCTTCGCCCTGCTCTCAGCCATTGTTGGCCTGACCATGATCCTGGGCGGCAACAAGATCGTTGGAATCATCGTCCTGGTGGTCGTGACGCAGGTGTTCACCTTCGGTGCCTTCTTTGCCCTGCGCAAGCGCAAGGCCGCCCTGCTGCAGGAGTCGGACGCACTGCCTGCTCCCCGCGACTGA
- the asd gene encoding aspartate-semialdehyde dehydrogenase, with the protein MTTAANPSVGLVGWRGMVGSVLMQRMQEENDFANINPVFFSTSNAGGAAPSFAEGAGKLEDAFDIETLAKLPIIVTAQGGDYTKQVHGELRSRGWDGLWIDAASTLRMNDDSIIVLDPINRDVIDAGLSGGVKDFIGGNCTVSCMLMGLGGLFKNNLVEWGTSMTYQAASGGGARHMRELLNQFGTLNNEVSSELDDPASAILEIDRKVLATQRTGVDATQFGVPLAGSLIPWIDADLGNGQSKEEWKAGVETNKILGTGTGTAGKDHIAMDGLCIRIGAMRSHSQALTLKLREDLSVTEIENLLAKDNEWAKVVPNTKEASMADLTPVAASGTLDIPVGRIRKLEMGPEYISAFTVGDQLLWGAAEPLRRMLNIVTGKL; encoded by the coding sequence ATGACTACAGCAGCTAATCCGTCCGTTGGACTGGTCGGTTGGCGTGGCATGGTCGGCTCAGTCCTGATGCAGCGCATGCAGGAAGAGAACGACTTCGCCAACATCAACCCGGTATTTTTCTCCACCTCGAACGCAGGAGGTGCCGCCCCGTCCTTTGCAGAGGGGGCAGGCAAGCTCGAGGACGCGTTCGATATTGAGACGCTTGCCAAGCTGCCGATTATTGTCACCGCGCAGGGCGGCGACTACACCAAGCAGGTCCATGGTGAACTCCGTAGCCGCGGCTGGGACGGCCTCTGGATCGATGCTGCCTCCACCCTGCGCATGAACGATGACTCGATCATCGTGCTGGACCCCATCAACCGCGACGTCATCGACGCCGGACTCTCCGGCGGCGTGAAGGACTTCATCGGCGGAAACTGTACGGTCTCCTGCATGCTCATGGGCCTCGGCGGCCTGTTCAAGAACAACCTCGTGGAGTGGGGCACGTCCATGACGTACCAGGCCGCTTCCGGCGGTGGCGCGCGCCATATGCGCGAACTCCTCAACCAGTTCGGCACGCTCAACAACGAGGTCAGCAGCGAACTGGACGACCCGGCATCGGCCATCCTGGAGATCGACCGCAAGGTGCTTGCCACCCAGCGCACCGGGGTTGACGCCACGCAGTTCGGTGTGCCGCTCGCGGGCTCGCTGATTCCGTGGATCGACGCCGACCTCGGCAACGGCCAGTCCAAGGAAGAGTGGAAGGCCGGCGTCGAGACCAACAAGATCCTCGGCACCGGAACCGGAACCGCGGGCAAAGACCACATCGCCATGGACGGCCTGTGCATCCGCATCGGAGCCATGCGTTCCCACTCCCAGGCCCTCACGCTGAAGCTGCGCGAAGACCTGTCTGTGACGGAGATCGAAAACCTCCTGGCCAAGGACAACGAGTGGGCCAAGGTTGTTCCGAACACCAAGGAAGCCTCCATGGCAGACCTGACCCCGGTTGCGGCATCAGGCACGCTGGACATCCCCGTGGGCCGTATCCGCAAGCTCGAAATGGGTCCGGAATACATCAGCGCCTTCACCGTGGGCGATCAGCTCCTGTGGGGCGCAGCCGAGCCCCTGCGCCGCATGCTCAACATTGTGACGGGCAAGCTCTAG